In Camarhynchus parvulus chromosome Z, STF_HiC, whole genome shotgun sequence, a genomic segment contains:
- the NR2F1 gene encoding COUP transcription factor 1 isoform X3, which translates to MFGYSVQRGRMPPTQPNPGQYALTNGDPLNGHCYLSGYISLLLRAEPYPTSRYGSQCMQPNNIMGIENICELAARLLFSAVEWARNIPFFPDLQITDQVALLRLTWSELFVLNAAQCSMPLHVAPLLAAAGLHASPMSADRVVAFMDHIRIFQEQVEKLKALHVDSAEYSCLKAIVLFTSDACGLSDAAHIESLQEKSQCALEEYVRSQYPNQPSRFGKLLLRLPSLRTVSSSVIEQLFFVRLVGKTPIETLIRDMLLSGSSFNWPYMSIQCS; encoded by the exons ATGTTTGGCTATT CGGTTCAGCGAGGAAGAATGCCGCCCACCCAGCCCAACCCCGGCCAGTACGCGCTGACCAACGGCGACCCCCTGAACGGGCACTGCTATCTCTCGGGATacatctccctcctgctgcGGGCCGAGCCCTACCCCACCTCCCGCTACGGCAGCCAGTGCATGCAGCCCAACAACATCATGGGCATCGAGAACATCTGCGAGCTGGCCGCCCGCCTGCTCTTCAGCGCCGTCGAGTGGGCCCGCAATATTCCCTTCTTCCCCGACCTGCAGATCACCGACCAGGTGGCCTTGCTGCGGCTCACCTGGAGCGAGCTCTTCGTCCTCAATGCTGCCCAGTGCTCCATGCCCCTCCATGTGGCCCCGCTCCTGGCCGCCGCCGGCCTCCACGCCTCCCCCATGTCGGCAGACCGCGTTGTCGCCTTCATGGACCACATCCGCATCTTCCAGGAACAGGTGGAGAAGCTGAAGGCGCTGCACGTCGATTCGGCTGAATACAGCTGCCTGAAAGCCATCGTCCTCTTCACCTCAG ACGCCTGCGGCCTATCGGATGCTGCGCACATCGAGAGCCTCCAGGAGAAATCGCAGTGCGCGCTAGAGGAGTACGTGCGGAGCCAGTACCCCAACCAGCCGAGCCGCTTCgggaagctgctgctgcggctgcCCTCCCTGCGCACCGTCTCCTCCTCCGTCATCGAGCAGCTCTTCTTCGTCCGCTTGGTAGGTAAAACCCCCATCGAAACCCTCATCAGGGATATGCTACTGTCGGGGAGCAGCTTCAACTGGCCTTACATGTCCATCCAGTGCTCCTAG
- the NR2F1 gene encoding COUP transcription factor 1 isoform X1 produces the protein MAMVVSSWRDPQEDVAGGTPSGPNPAATQPAREQQPQQQGSSATPHTPQTPSQPGPPSTPGTAGDKGAGQQGSGQSQQHIECVVCGDKSSGKHYGQFTCEGCKSFFKRSVRRNLTYTCRANRNCPIDQHHRNQCQYCRLKKCLKVGMRREAVQRGRMPPTQPNPGQYALTNGDPLNGHCYLSGYISLLLRAEPYPTSRYGSQCMQPNNIMGIENICELAARLLFSAVEWARNIPFFPDLQITDQVALLRLTWSELFVLNAAQCSMPLHVAPLLAAAGLHASPMSADRVVAFMDHIRIFQEQVEKLKALHVDSAEYSCLKAIVLFTSDACGLSDAAHIESLQEKSQCALEEYVRSQYPNQPSRFGKLLLRLPSLRTVSSSVIEQLFFVRLVGKTPIETLIRDMLLSGSSFNWPYMSIQCS, from the exons ATGGCAATGGTAGTTAGCAGCTGGCGAGATCCGCAGGAAGACGTGGCCGGGGGCACTCCGAGCGGCCCCAACCCCGCCGCGACGCAGCCGGcccgggagcagcagccccagcagcaggggagtTCGGCCACCCCACACACCCCGCAGACCCCCAGCCAGCCGGGACCCCCCTCCACGCCGGGAACGGCCGGAGACAAGGGAGCGGGCCAGCAGGGCTcggggcagagccagcagcacatcGAATGTGTGGTGTGCGGAGACAAGTCCAGCGGCAAGCACTACGGCCAGTTCACCTGCGAGGGCTGCAAAAGTTTCTTCAAGAGGAGCGTCCGCAGGAACTTAACTTACACATGCCGCGCCAACAGGAACTGTCCCATCGACCAGCACCACCGCAACCAGTGCCAGTACTGCCGCCTCAAGAAGTGCCTCAAAGTGGGCATGAGGCGGGAAG CGGTTCAGCGAGGAAGAATGCCGCCCACCCAGCCCAACCCCGGCCAGTACGCGCTGACCAACGGCGACCCCCTGAACGGGCACTGCTATCTCTCGGGATacatctccctcctgctgcGGGCCGAGCCCTACCCCACCTCCCGCTACGGCAGCCAGTGCATGCAGCCCAACAACATCATGGGCATCGAGAACATCTGCGAGCTGGCCGCCCGCCTGCTCTTCAGCGCCGTCGAGTGGGCCCGCAATATTCCCTTCTTCCCCGACCTGCAGATCACCGACCAGGTGGCCTTGCTGCGGCTCACCTGGAGCGAGCTCTTCGTCCTCAATGCTGCCCAGTGCTCCATGCCCCTCCATGTGGCCCCGCTCCTGGCCGCCGCCGGCCTCCACGCCTCCCCCATGTCGGCAGACCGCGTTGTCGCCTTCATGGACCACATCCGCATCTTCCAGGAACAGGTGGAGAAGCTGAAGGCGCTGCACGTCGATTCGGCTGAATACAGCTGCCTGAAAGCCATCGTCCTCTTCACCTCAG ACGCCTGCGGCCTATCGGATGCTGCGCACATCGAGAGCCTCCAGGAGAAATCGCAGTGCGCGCTAGAGGAGTACGTGCGGAGCCAGTACCCCAACCAGCCGAGCCGCTTCgggaagctgctgctgcggctgcCCTCCCTGCGCACCGTCTCCTCCTCCGTCATCGAGCAGCTCTTCTTCGTCCGCTTGGTAGGTAAAACCCCCATCGAAACCCTCATCAGGGATATGCTACTGTCGGGGAGCAGCTTCAACTGGCCTTACATGTCCATCCAGTGCTCCTAG
- the NR2F1 gene encoding COUP transcription factor 1 isoform X2 yields MAMVVSSWRDPQEDVAGGTPSGPNPAATQPAREQQPQQQGSSATPHTPQTPSQPGPPSTPGTAGDKGAGQQGSGQSQQHIECVVCGDKSSGKHYGQFTCEGCKSFFKRSVRRNLTYTCRANRNCPIDQHHRNQCQYCRLKKCLKVGMRREVQRGRMPPTQPNPGQYALTNGDPLNGHCYLSGYISLLLRAEPYPTSRYGSQCMQPNNIMGIENICELAARLLFSAVEWARNIPFFPDLQITDQVALLRLTWSELFVLNAAQCSMPLHVAPLLAAAGLHASPMSADRVVAFMDHIRIFQEQVEKLKALHVDSAEYSCLKAIVLFTSDACGLSDAAHIESLQEKSQCALEEYVRSQYPNQPSRFGKLLLRLPSLRTVSSSVIEQLFFVRLVGKTPIETLIRDMLLSGSSFNWPYMSIQCS; encoded by the exons ATGGCAATGGTAGTTAGCAGCTGGCGAGATCCGCAGGAAGACGTGGCCGGGGGCACTCCGAGCGGCCCCAACCCCGCCGCGACGCAGCCGGcccgggagcagcagccccagcagcaggggagtTCGGCCACCCCACACACCCCGCAGACCCCCAGCCAGCCGGGACCCCCCTCCACGCCGGGAACGGCCGGAGACAAGGGAGCGGGCCAGCAGGGCTcggggcagagccagcagcacatcGAATGTGTGGTGTGCGGAGACAAGTCCAGCGGCAAGCACTACGGCCAGTTCACCTGCGAGGGCTGCAAAAGTTTCTTCAAGAGGAGCGTCCGCAGGAACTTAACTTACACATGCCGCGCCAACAGGAACTGTCCCATCGACCAGCACCACCGCAACCAGTGCCAGTACTGCCGCCTCAAGAAGTGCCTCAAAGTGGGCATGAGGCGGGAAG TTCAGCGAGGAAGAATGCCGCCCACCCAGCCCAACCCCGGCCAGTACGCGCTGACCAACGGCGACCCCCTGAACGGGCACTGCTATCTCTCGGGATacatctccctcctgctgcGGGCCGAGCCCTACCCCACCTCCCGCTACGGCAGCCAGTGCATGCAGCCCAACAACATCATGGGCATCGAGAACATCTGCGAGCTGGCCGCCCGCCTGCTCTTCAGCGCCGTCGAGTGGGCCCGCAATATTCCCTTCTTCCCCGACCTGCAGATCACCGACCAGGTGGCCTTGCTGCGGCTCACCTGGAGCGAGCTCTTCGTCCTCAATGCTGCCCAGTGCTCCATGCCCCTCCATGTGGCCCCGCTCCTGGCCGCCGCCGGCCTCCACGCCTCCCCCATGTCGGCAGACCGCGTTGTCGCCTTCATGGACCACATCCGCATCTTCCAGGAACAGGTGGAGAAGCTGAAGGCGCTGCACGTCGATTCGGCTGAATACAGCTGCCTGAAAGCCATCGTCCTCTTCACCTCAG ACGCCTGCGGCCTATCGGATGCTGCGCACATCGAGAGCCTCCAGGAGAAATCGCAGTGCGCGCTAGAGGAGTACGTGCGGAGCCAGTACCCCAACCAGCCGAGCCGCTTCgggaagctgctgctgcggctgcCCTCCCTGCGCACCGTCTCCTCCTCCGTCATCGAGCAGCTCTTCTTCGTCCGCTTGGTAGGTAAAACCCCCATCGAAACCCTCATCAGGGATATGCTACTGTCGGGGAGCAGCTTCAACTGGCCTTACATGTCCATCCAGTGCTCCTAG